The Labeo rohita strain BAU-BD-2019 chromosome 14, IGBB_LRoh.1.0, whole genome shotgun sequence genomic interval AACACAGACTTGCATCCACAAAGACAGTTCTGGAACCATCAAAAATGGAATACCATACTGATTCAAATGGCTGTACCTCAAAACCCAAGAATATAATGTCTTAAACACTGTCACACGAGTTCAAAGGTGATGCATGAATGAAAGCTATGCTATTGCATGGTGTATCTGGTCAAAAATTGGCGTGTCGATGAAAACACTGGTCAGTGGGCCTCTCGAATTTGTAAGTGTTCCTTATAGAGATGTAGCCTATACTCTGATGCTaagagtaaagaaaaaaaatacgaAAGAAGTTATTTTAGAAGTTATAAGAACCAGAAAGACTCGATATTACTTCCTCACGTGGCTGATTTATCAGTGATTTTAAGgaggagaaaaaacaaaacaaaacaaaacaatgttttcatttctttttatacCGGTCCTCGCATGAACTTACGTTGGAAAATGCATACTTGAAACTATAGATCATGTCAtgtcataatattaatataattaatactttACGACCCAGATAAGACACATATATTGGTTAAAAAAGATACAATCGTATCGTGGGAACTTTAGAACTGACTCCCTTTTTCATCGTTAAAACTGGTTATTGACTCAAAACTGTACAGTCTTGTTAGAAAACATTTCCATAAATATCATTTAAGAGTCGGCTCTTTCGCcgataattaaattacaaattgaTAAATATGGCATCATGGATATGTATTTACATCATTATTAACAAAGGCAACGTTATATTCAAAGGTAACAATCGTAAGCTAATACCACATTTCTCCACCTGAAAACGGACTTGGACAACAGATTTGACTCCATCAAACAAGGAAATACATTCACGAGTAGGCTATATacttatttatgatttattattttttgttcaagttCAAGACAAAGACTTTGGCACGTTTCTTAAGACTGTCTGAAGTTTTAACAATCAATCAAAAGGTGATGTGAGTGTCACCTTAATATAAAACACCGTGAAATATTCTTTCTTtgccattatttttaaatatttttttcagaaaatacataaaatgaaaaataaaataatcatctgaaatctgaaaactaAAGGAAAACCATTTATTCTTAGAaagtgttattttgttattttatgccTTGCTAGTTTTCTTCGAACTcggaataaagtcaaatttcGAATCCTGAGAATGGACGAGGCCTGCTGGCGAACTCTCATCTTTTCCTGTTGTTTCAATGCCATTTTGTACGCCATAGcgtaaatagtttttttaaaggttgctTCAACCTTTTGGTCCACCATTTGAGAGTCTGCTTGGAGCTTCAAACGTACCATTCGTTAAAATTAGGCGGTAGTCCATCGCTGTGTGCAGATGTATTTTGCACTGCAGACGTGGGTGTTTTTGTCGGGTCTTCAGTGTTTGCAGAAACCAGCACTGGCGGCGTAGACGACTCGTATCCAGAGCTAGCAGCTGGAGACGACTCTGAGCCTTGTGATTCGTGTACCTTAAATTATAACGTTCATAGATGTATGACACACAGGCAGGACGAGAAAATAACACGCTTGTATAATTTATGCTACGTCTAGGATTTCTAATCTCTGATACACATTTGTGAACCAATATACAGAACATTATCAGGCCtgcttaaaaatgaatgtaaacgGATTGTccgtataatgcatattacgTTTATCTAAGGGGTTAcaacatttgtttatatatatgtacatatttatttgCGTGATTAAGGCTATCTGGCAAATGTTTGCAAAATCAGAAAATGTCCCTTACCTTCATGTGTTTCCTGAGAGAGCTGGGGTGTGTATAGGACTTGTCACACACTTTGCAGATATATGGCTTGTCAGATGTGTGCACGTGCATGTGCTTTTTCCTGTCGCTGCTGTTCGCAAAGCGCCTGTCGCAGCCGTCGAACTCGCATTTAAATGGCTTCTCACCTGCAAGTGAGAGCAAACActtaagttttagtaatgtaactttttttaatagagCGGATGTTCAGTGCAACTTTCAGTTATGTAATATGCCTTTCGAAATTAACAGGCCGTGTTGCGCTCACGCTAGATGGTTTGGTTATCCACATCTCACGCTCCTTGAAAGCCCTGGCTGTTATCCTTTATTTTACTTCCCAAAAATCTTTATATTCGTTTTAGCAAACCAACACGCCATGCACCGTTGTGTAAACTGTGTGGCAATTGCTGAACAATTTTTGCACACGTTTCTTGTCTGCCAAGTGTAACCATATAGACTGTTCAACAGCTTGCTTTACATTTCATGTGGATCTCGAAAGGGGTCAATTATTTAGGCACAAATCCAACCATCAGGCTAAATGCACTTCGACCACTTCATACTTTCCCAGACAGATGTGTAGCATTTTATTCATGCATCCACAATACACAAATCCCATGCTATTTCTAACTTTATAGCCACAAGCATCAGGAACAGCTTCACAAATGCAAGAGGACAGTCCATTCACAAATTCGCTCCACAACAACGCATGCagctttgcattttaatttttctgtgttATTCCTCTCCTCAAAGAGATGCAATCTATAtacatttcaacaaaaacaaaacaaacaaaaaaaaagcatacgAAGCTACATTTCTTAATAACAGCCATGTGATCAAAATAAGTTAATCTCCCTAAACATTtgacaaatgtatttaatttccCCAGACCTAAACTGTAGTTAAAGTAGTTGTGGCAATTTTCCTCCATGTTAAACTCTTTATTAAATTtccttaaaaattaatttaacagaAAGGgcacttgtttattttaatttttgaaggaACTGAAATTTTACGTATAATTAACCCCGCTGGAATGTTATTGAATTCATAGTTATTTTTCCAAAACCAGTGGGTAATCAAAAAAGGGGGAAATACGAATGCCTTACCTGTGTGAGTTCTTTTGtgaattttaagattttctgaTCTTGCAAAGATTTTCCCACAACCAGGGAACGGACAAGGgaacggtttctctccagtgtgcaCTCGGATGTGGTTCACGAGTTTGTATTTGGCCTTAAAGGATTTCCCCTCTCTCGGGCAATCCTCCCAGAAGCAAACATGATTACTCTGTTCTGGGCCGCCAACGTGTTCCATTGAAACATGTGTCACCATTTCATGCATTGTGCTGAAAGTTCTGTCACAAGTCTTTTTAGGTCTGTTCATCTGATTCTCGTCTATCCACTTACAAGACAATTCTTGCTTAATAGGCTGCCGCATGTATCTGAAGAAGGCCCCCGGACCGTGGTGTGTGGGTACGTTCATCCCCATGTTCATATTGATGGGATGGTTGTAGTTATGGAGCTGAGCGGTGCCGTAAGGGTCCGTACGAGGGCTGGCCACAGGTCGGTACGGATCTGGACGGCCAAAAATGTCCCCGCGTAAACCCAGGTGCATTTGACTGTTTACAACATGTCCTCCCGGTGATGTGTGGCTCACGCTCTGGTCGTGAAGTCCAGGAAACAACAGATGTCCCGGGTTGTCCGAAATTCCGGGGGGCCCGTGTAGACTCCCAGCAGAAGCGGCAAAGATTCCATGCTGGGCGCTCGGCGGTGCGGTCTCTCCGATGCCTGCGCCCCTGTTTCTGAAGAGAAAGTCCCTGGTCGAATTGAATGCTCCACCGGCATACGAACCAACTTGTCCTCCGTGGTGGTGTCCGAGCGCGGCTGCGTATCCAGTAGCTTGCGGGGTGAACGCTGATGACTGGCTGGAGGCGATATCGTGAGTAACGGGACTTATCTTGAAGGCAGCCGAGTGAGATGAATCTGCGAAGGGACTGAGCCCCAGCCCGGGGTCTCGGTTTCCCAACTCATGGTGTCTAGGCGTTCCGAAACCCCCTACTCCTAGTGAAGGGAATTGAGGAGCGCTATCAAGAAGCATAGTCATTGGGCTCAATCAAGAAAAAgcaagtaaaaaaagaaaaagaaaaaaaaaaacgtgaaacCCCAGTTTAGTGGAGTGAAGTGGGTAACGGTAAACTGAGCACAATTTCACGTAAGCTTGAATAAAGAAACCTTGAATTGAAAAACGAAATGATAATCCCGGGTCTCGGTAAACGGGAGAAAAACTCCCGTAACTGGGATCCGTGTGAAAGAGGATCAAACTTCCCCCCCTTTCCAGGCGAATGATGTCCTTGGACTGATAAAGTCAATCACTCACTCCTTGCACATAAATGAGCTCGGGAGGCAGCTCTACGCTGTCCAATGAAAGCACAGCGCTTTCTTAGTCACGTGACAGCTAGGAAAGGCGCTAATTGGCTGCATGTTAGTTGATTGGCATGGTTTAGTATTGAAAATGGCAGTTCGTTTCGGTGAGTAGATTTGATTGGTTGCTGTTGGCATTATTTGCAGGTAAAGCAACGGGACTTTATTTCGGTTCAGTAAGAAAGGCTTGTTTATTTCCCGTGCTTAGCACGTCAGCTGTTCCCAAAGTTACATAAACTTTCAGGAGTTGCTTGACAATTATTTTCTCTAAATACAGTTTTGCCGAGCCTCTTAGAAAAGCTAGGAAAATCAGAAAAAAGGCAAAAGTGGCTTGATAAAAAATGAggaatttcttaatttttattggAAATTAggataatttgtaaatatatattcgtaaatcagtatttttttatttctttattttatataatcacTTTTTAGAGTGAAGCCGTAAATGGTGAAACACATAAATCACACTATATAGTGTAGAACCCCAAaacaagagagaaagaaatatgGTGGGTAATTATAATATCcctaagaattttttttcacgGCGTCAAAAATTCTTGCTATTGAGGAAGTTTCACGGGGTTGCTGGTGACTCGCTGCAGGACACATAAAATCTGATCAAGTTCAGAGACGCGTTGAGTGTTTCAAGCAGCGCTTTTTATACCTCCAAGCCATTTCACGTTCCCTCTCCCCCTCAGTCTCTCCTCGAAAGGAGCTCCCTTTTATATTTTagagattaaaaaacaaaaatctttaaatCAGCCCTCATTCTGGTCTAGTCCTCAGCTTTCACGCTTCCACTTTCAGCACATTTGCTACGAGAAAAAGCATGTAGGGACCTAGTCTAATAGTTTTAAggtgagtaatttattttttagtagaTGCATTAGAAAAGTGCTCTTATCAGTTGCATGTTGTATTCAGGTAATATTGTAAATCGTGTAGGCTAACTTAATAAAGAAAACTGATACTATTTTGAAAAAGTTCTggcatatataatttttaatagaatttaGTAGTAAATGTTTAAGGATCCATTGACGTAGAATAGCATatgcattttctctctctctctctctctctatgtatatgtatgtatgtgtttatatattatgtatatatatatatatatatatatatatatatatatatatataaacacctcTTTAAAAATCACAGAAGTTTTAAAGGGTACTGCTAGCAATATAGATATCTAGTTATTCTCCTAATCTTTCTGCTCTATCCCCCCTCCTTTCTGctccgtctttctttctttctgcccCTCTCTCTTACGCTCCCTTTCGTACACGAGCACACATGTGAGTATGCTGTACCGCCGGACAGATTTACGGCGATTTTTTAAGGTTGCACAGTCGGCAGTCAGGCAGGGTTTCTTTACTTTTCTACTCTAGGCCTATAGTTTGTCTGTTCAAATGTGGACGCGCTTAATATATTATGTGACATATTCATTTCCAGGCGTGGCTAGGAAGTAAGTTCTTAAGGACGTTCTTTGCTTTCCCTGTGCAAGGAATTGTTAAGTTATTTCACTTAACTTCTTTACTGCACGGCAACTCATGCCGGCCAAAGGGCAAATGAGGGCAAGAGACGTTTTGTAACTAAAGGGGGCCTCGTACGTTATTTAACTTTGGACCACGGAAAATTGAAAGGACTCATGGGCCTGTAATTGCATTGACCAGAGCTATATTTCGACCGATTATTTGAGGTAGTCAAATAATGTTTCGTCAGAATAATGCGATGAGCTCTAGCTCCCGCCCCCTTGACTAGACTAAGCCTTCATATTTTTAGTCAGTGCAGAATTACCTGCTTAACATTGAAATTCTGAAGATGATGATTCGGGCTAATACACAGTTATCAAGCTCAGTAGTGTAGCATCGTGCATAGTATCAAAGAATCGTTGATAGCctaattatgtatgtattgcTATAGATCATGTCCTGTTTATTCATTTGtctcacattaaaataatttaattaatacttaagcacatatattaaaaattgactCGTTTGCTGCGTTCGCTTGCAACAACGGATGGAAATGACTCCGGTTACCTACCACTTCGTCATCCTTTCATTAAGGGAGATTATGTTATGGgtagtattttaatgtttacttttgtattttagtattatatgATCATTCCCTTTAGATATTACCTGTATCTTCTCTTTCTGTATTCTTATCCAGACACATGGCTTTGTATCTGTTCACGTATCtcttaaacattaaaaagtatttagcaTGTTTTCTACGAGCTTTGTTAAGGAGTGGGTCTATTTACCTCAAACACTTAATCAGTATTGAGTAATGAGATAACTGTGGCACCTTCAATTAACATGTGTCTATATAAAATTTGTTAACTATGTTTAGCATAAATGACTGGAAATTAAATTTGTCGAGGCGTTATGCATCTGCTTATTAGTGAATGCAAACTGCTGTTGCCAGGATAGACTATTGTGCCTTGCCGAGacttaaaaaaggaaaaaaatgcgTTTAAAGTGTAGAGTCCTTGcgtttggtgttttttttcctgcttaTATCCCACTCAGTTTGTCTCTGTTTTCCACTTAGTTTGCCCATCTAAATTTACCGACATTTAGCCCTTATCTTGTAGGCTGAACACCCGCAAAGTTCACTGCAATAAGGAAAAGTTTTTCTGTAGTTTTCAGCCTAGTATATTAGACCGAATATGTTCAGCCAGAATTTATtaccatatttaaaatttaatttaatttaattgtattttatttttacatcacaAGCAATGTATGGCTTTTATAGTTGTCTTGATGTAGAAATTAAGATAAGGCTACACTGTATTTGTAATTGTACGACGTAAACGTAATAGAGGTATGCAAGGAAGAGaggcattttacattttggtaaaCATATTTAAGGTATATTCACATTTGTAGagcatatataattttatttttcttaagatATCTTTAAACCACTGTGGTACCACTTCGA includes:
- the zic3 gene encoding zinc finger protein ZIC 3, coding for MTMLLDSAPQFPSLGVGGFGTPRHHELGNRDPGLGLSPFADSSHSAAFKISPVTHDIASSQSSAFTPQATGYAAALGHHHGGQVGSYAGGAFNSTRDFLFRNRGAGIGETAPPSAQHGIFAASAGSLHGPPGISDNPGHLLFPGLHDQSVSHTSPGGHVVNSQMHLGLRGDIFGRPDPYRPVASPRTDPYGTAQLHNYNHPINMNMGMNVPTHHGPGAFFRYMRQPIKQELSCKWIDENQMNRPKKTCDRTFSTMHEMVTHVSMEHVGGPEQSNHVCFWEDCPREGKSFKAKYKLVNHIRVHTGEKPFPCPFPGCGKIFARSENLKIHKRTHTGEKPFKCEFDGCDRRFANSSDRKKHMHVHTSDKPYICKVCDKSYTHPSSLRKHMKVHESQGSESSPAASSGYESSTPPVLVSANTEDPTKTPTSAVQNTSAHSDGLPPNFNEWYV